From the genome of Ralstonia pickettii, one region includes:
- a CDS encoding PilW family protein, translated as MSARISTKRPLRARRQAGLSLIELMVALVVSMVIVGAVFGLMSVSEGRKRTTMSVSDINQSGVFALYQLDKAIRSAGSGYSQNWPLTYGCRLNVNLNGNQILPSPASMPPPFDKLLTQLGGFRLMPLLIVQNGTPLTTGSSDAIITMAGNAGYGEIPTEFSNTAPVVSAGVVNLSLINTMTFNAGNLVLVADRNNTAGNLQPCYIGQVKAGFTGSVAVQLPLTGAYDASVGTDGGAANVSATGVAMNLGNVGGGNLPAFGVYGVGANNTLMFYDLLQSSGNGNSAIPLADGVMEMHALYGIDPNNTGNVTWQAPTGAFDAATLSNGTQTAAANLYAVKAVRIGLILRTSLPERAQQYVTSASAVTASGVVSPGPLVLFADVPGQAYTRKLTGAEQNYRYRVLEATIPLRNTLLQR; from the coding sequence ATGAGCGCCCGGATTTCCACCAAGCGGCCATTGCGCGCGCGCCGCCAAGCCGGCCTCAGCCTGATTGAATTGATGGTGGCGTTGGTCGTCAGCATGGTCATCGTGGGCGCGGTGTTCGGCCTGATGAGTGTGTCGGAAGGGCGCAAGCGCACCACGATGTCGGTCAGTGACATCAACCAAAGCGGTGTGTTCGCTTTGTACCAATTGGACAAGGCGATCCGCAGCGCCGGGTCGGGCTATTCACAGAACTGGCCGCTGACCTATGGCTGCCGCCTCAATGTCAATTTGAACGGCAATCAAATTCTTCCGTCTCCGGCGAGTATGCCGCCGCCGTTTGACAAGCTGTTGACGCAGTTGGGCGGCTTTCGGTTGATGCCGCTACTAATCGTGCAGAACGGAACGCCGCTGACTACGGGAAGTTCTGATGCGATCATTACCATGGCGGGCAATGCTGGTTATGGAGAGATTCCGACTGAGTTTTCCAATACTGCACCCGTGGTGTCCGCAGGCGTGGTGAACCTCAGCCTGATCAACACCATGACGTTCAACGCGGGCAACCTCGTGCTGGTGGCGGACCGCAATAACACGGCGGGCAACTTACAACCCTGCTATATCGGCCAGGTGAAGGCGGGCTTTACCGGCAGCGTTGCAGTACAACTGCCGTTGACTGGTGCCTATGACGCATCGGTTGGCACGGACGGGGGCGCGGCCAACGTCTCCGCAACAGGTGTGGCCATGAACCTCGGCAATGTCGGGGGGGGCAACTTGCCGGCCTTTGGCGTGTATGGCGTGGGTGCCAACAACACTTTGATGTTCTACGACCTGCTGCAATCGAGTGGCAACGGTAATAGCGCAATCCCGCTCGCCGATGGCGTGATGGAAATGCATGCCCTGTACGGCATTGATCCAAACAACACCGGCAATGTCACCTGGCAAGCGCCGACGGGCGCGTTCGATGCGGCAACGCTGTCCAACGGTACGCAGACAGCCGCTGCAAATCTCTACGCGGTCAAGGCGGTGCGGATCGGCTTGATCCTGCGGACGTCGTTGCCTGAGCGCGCGCAGCAATATGTGACGAGTGCTAGCGCAGTCACCGCGAGTGGCGTCGTCAGCCCGGGGCCGCTGGTTCTGTTTGCCGATGTACCAGGACAGGCCTATACGCGAAAGCTCACGGGCGCGGAGCAAAACTATCGTTACCGCGTGTTGGAAGCCACGATCCCTTTGCGCAACACATTGTTGCAGCGCTGA
- a CDS encoding pilus assembly PilX family protein, whose protein sequence is MSTTPQLRSNRPLRAMVRRHQSGVVLLIALIAVVILAIGTVALFRSSDAALFNAGNLAFKRDMTNRGELGIVAAKAALTSGALNQESTRQSNQLASGYYATMQATGTHGVPNTLIGYLPSKPSTPPLPTINAGDGITIYYMIDRLCSATGSTDPSNACVVSSIGSAKGGTVLPYRGQAQPPSVPVYRISVRVDGPRNSQTFLQTTVSL, encoded by the coding sequence ATGTCGACCACGCCCCAGCTCCGCTCGAATCGTCCCTTGCGCGCCATGGTGCGCCGGCATCAGTCCGGCGTTGTTTTGCTGATCGCTTTGATCGCCGTGGTCATCCTCGCCATCGGGACCGTCGCGCTGTTCCGCTCGTCCGATGCCGCACTGTTCAATGCAGGCAACCTCGCGTTCAAGCGCGATATGACCAACCGTGGCGAGCTAGGCATTGTCGCCGCTAAGGCAGCCCTGACCAGCGGCGCGCTCAACCAGGAGTCGACGCGCCAGAGCAATCAACTTGCCAGCGGCTACTACGCCACGATGCAGGCCACCGGCACGCACGGCGTTCCGAACACTCTGATCGGGTATCTCCCGAGCAAACCGTCCACACCGCCATTGCCGACGATCAACGCCGGCGACGGCATCACGATCTACTACATGATCGACCGGCTCTGTAGCGCAACGGGCTCGACTGACCCGTCCAATGCTTGCGTGGTCAGTTCGATCGGCTCAGCGAAGGGGGGCACGGTCCTGCCATATCGTGGTCAGGCCCAACCGCCTTCGGTGCCTGTGTACCGTATTAGCGTGCGGGTCGATGGGCCGCGCAATAGCCAGACCTTCCTTCAGACCACTGTTTCTCTCTGA
- a CDS encoding pilus assembly protein codes for MTFLRSLLASVLLLPALLVSAAQTDLADQPLFSSVSVPGNLLLSLSVEYPTANSIAYVSSYTAGVKYLGYFDPLKCYTYQYDSKVDANNYFVPATASDSNFQCASGNNYWSGAFLNWATMQTIDPFRWALTGGYRVTDTPSLTVLEKAWASGQGGASETPNRTVNDPNGSGIVGAITPFSDWGSISVRVYGAGNKLYFTQDGNLDRDRVNTYTSGSSQDSSKVWSVIVRVKVCDPSQLEANCTKYGSNYKPEGLMQKYSQRIRFGAFGYINDSNILRDGGVLRSNMKFIGPMQPVPGKSPTTNALAEWSATDGTMLVNPNPSDASSSNVSNSGVMNYLNKFGSTSHTYKTYDPVSELYYAGIRYYKKLGNVAAYSDVTHDASGNSVSANTTATYVDGFPVIQKWDDPILYSCQKNYILGIGDVNTHADANLPGSTIIQSANEPALPPEVSADTTVNVDSATSLVGKMEGIGNLNTASPPWCCGDNNTFLMAGLAYDSHVRDIRPNDFKDPLGNKSKIQTISTYWLDVQEYQQYKYQNQFWLAAKYGGFSVPSNYNTSNTTALAQSLWNASGNTDPNGKPMPDNYYLAGQADLMVNGLNTAFNNISNDIQAATTALAVSSANVSLTGNIGYSASYNSSTWSGDVVGSTLSFDAKTGLPTQTKAWSAQAQLANQSSSSRLIATSNSVGTAQGVPFQLAKLSATNQSALSNSAVKNWNNQDFLNYLRGDRTNEGASGKAVYRQRSSLLGDIVGSKVDPVGPPIAVLSSATNPGYAAFKSSNVNRKPVVYVGANDGMVHAFDGTIGNTTSGNELFAYVPSFLYQGPCSSGTCTPTVNGLASLGLSGTNFVHHAMVDATPQAFDVDLDRTGGSTAITGTPNWRTMLIGGLGKGGKGYYALDITDPTTITTETALAGKVMWEFGGPSNVQQGTLGFTYGDPIVVKTKKYGWIVAVPSGYNNADGVGRLFILNPATGALLESISTGVGSASSPAGLAYASAYVADYTDNTADSIYAGDLLGNVWRFDLTAASGAYPAPTQIAQLTDPSGNTQPVTTPPLIEIQPNSLKRYVMVGTGQLLGSTDIATSQTQTFYVIYDGVVQRFNSSTDLPTGVTFPIKRKDLNANTNLLNGIGSAPPSVMGYYIDLGQSSNNVAERVNVAPVSNFGTVSFAANLPNGDACNPSGMNRVFSLDIGTGTSRVVNNAGLLQPYYTGGGLVVDLSYLNVNGSVRLEAGTDNSAINSVPLVPTVVQAIRQINWREVPTAD; via the coding sequence ATGACTTTCCTGCGCAGCTTGCTTGCAAGCGTCTTGTTGCTACCTGCGCTACTGGTGTCGGCTGCACAGACCGACCTGGCAGATCAGCCACTCTTCAGCTCCGTATCGGTGCCTGGCAACCTCCTGCTCTCGCTGTCGGTGGAGTACCCGACCGCCAACAGCATTGCGTATGTCAGCAGCTATACGGCGGGGGTGAAGTACCTGGGCTACTTCGATCCGCTCAAGTGCTACACGTATCAGTACGACTCTAAGGTCGACGCCAACAACTATTTCGTGCCGGCTACAGCATCGGATAGCAATTTCCAGTGCGCCAGCGGCAACAATTACTGGTCCGGCGCGTTCCTGAACTGGGCGACGATGCAAACCATCGATCCATTTCGATGGGCGCTGACGGGCGGCTATCGCGTCACGGATACTCCGTCGTTGACCGTGCTTGAGAAGGCCTGGGCGTCAGGTCAGGGTGGCGCAAGTGAAACGCCGAACCGCACCGTCAATGATCCCAACGGGAGCGGTATTGTGGGGGCCATTACGCCGTTCTCCGATTGGGGCAGCATCAGCGTACGCGTCTATGGTGCGGGCAATAAGCTGTACTTCACTCAAGACGGTAATTTGGATCGGGACAGGGTCAACACCTACACTTCAGGCTCGTCCCAAGACTCATCCAAGGTGTGGTCCGTGATTGTGCGCGTCAAGGTGTGCGACCCATCGCAACTGGAGGCGAACTGCACGAAGTACGGCAGCAACTACAAGCCGGAAGGCCTGATGCAGAAGTACTCGCAACGCATCCGTTTCGGTGCGTTCGGATACATCAATGATTCGAACATCCTGCGCGATGGCGGGGTGCTGCGCTCCAATATGAAGTTCATCGGGCCTATGCAGCCGGTCCCTGGCAAGAGTCCCACGACCAACGCGTTGGCCGAGTGGAGTGCGACAGACGGCACGATGCTTGTCAATCCAAACCCCAGTGATGCTTCCTCGAGCAATGTGAGTAACAGCGGGGTCATGAACTATTTGAACAAGTTCGGATCGACTTCCCACACCTACAAGACATATGACCCGGTGAGCGAGTTGTACTACGCGGGCATTCGTTACTACAAGAAGTTGGGGAACGTTGCTGCCTATTCCGACGTGACACACGATGCCAGCGGTAATAGCGTAAGCGCTAACACTACGGCGACGTATGTCGACGGCTTTCCGGTGATTCAGAAGTGGGATGACCCCATTCTGTACTCCTGCCAGAAGAACTACATATTGGGTATCGGCGACGTCAACACCCATGCGGACGCCAATTTGCCGGGCAGTACGATTATCCAAAGCGCCAATGAGCCTGCGCTTCCTCCGGAGGTTTCTGCAGATACCACGGTCAATGTGGATTCGGCGACCAGCCTCGTGGGTAAGATGGAAGGCATCGGCAATCTCAACACGGCTTCGCCGCCGTGGTGCTGTGGGGATAACAACACGTTCCTGATGGCGGGGCTGGCCTACGACTCGCACGTGCGCGACATTCGCCCGAACGATTTCAAGGACCCCCTCGGCAACAAGTCCAAGATCCAGACAATATCCACCTATTGGCTGGATGTGCAGGAATATCAGCAATACAAGTATCAGAACCAGTTCTGGCTGGCCGCAAAGTACGGTGGCTTCAGTGTTCCGAGCAACTACAACACGAGCAACACAACGGCGTTGGCTCAGTCGCTGTGGAACGCGAGCGGCAACACAGACCCGAATGGCAAACCAATGCCCGACAACTACTATCTGGCCGGTCAGGCGGACTTGATGGTGAATGGGCTTAACACTGCGTTCAACAATATCTCCAACGATATTCAGGCGGCCACGACGGCGCTGGCAGTGTCGTCCGCCAATGTGAGCCTGACCGGCAATATTGGATATTCCGCGTCCTACAACTCGTCGACTTGGAGTGGGGACGTCGTGGGCAGTACGCTTAGTTTTGATGCCAAGACCGGGTTACCCACACAGACGAAAGCCTGGTCTGCACAGGCGCAGCTCGCGAATCAATCGAGTTCGTCGCGCTTGATTGCCACCAGCAATAGCGTTGGGACGGCGCAGGGTGTGCCATTCCAATTGGCTAAGCTCAGCGCGACCAACCAGAGTGCGCTCAGCAATTCGGCCGTGAAGAACTGGAACAACCAGGATTTCCTGAATTATTTGCGCGGCGACCGTACCAACGAAGGAGCAAGTGGCAAGGCTGTCTATCGCCAGCGCAGCAGCCTGCTCGGTGACATTGTTGGCTCGAAGGTCGATCCCGTGGGCCCACCCATTGCCGTGCTGTCCAGTGCGACCAACCCAGGTTATGCAGCGTTCAAGAGCAGCAATGTCAATCGCAAGCCCGTGGTCTACGTTGGCGCGAACGACGGCATGGTGCACGCGTTCGATGGCACGATCGGCAACACAACCAGCGGCAACGAGCTGTTTGCTTACGTGCCGAGCTTCCTTTACCAAGGACCGTGCTCTTCAGGTACCTGCACGCCGACCGTCAATGGCCTGGCATCGCTGGGGTTGTCGGGCACGAATTTCGTCCACCATGCCATGGTGGATGCTACGCCCCAGGCGTTCGATGTCGATCTAGACCGTACGGGTGGCTCAACAGCCATTACTGGTACGCCGAACTGGCGCACCATGCTGATCGGCGGTCTGGGCAAGGGCGGAAAGGGTTACTACGCGCTGGACATTACCGACCCCACGACCATCACCACCGAGACCGCGCTGGCGGGTAAGGTGATGTGGGAATTCGGTGGCCCGTCCAACGTCCAGCAAGGCACCCTGGGCTTCACCTATGGCGACCCGATCGTCGTGAAGACAAAGAAGTACGGCTGGATCGTTGCAGTGCCGTCGGGCTACAACAACGCTGATGGCGTGGGGCGGCTCTTCATTCTGAACCCGGCGACGGGCGCCTTGCTGGAGTCGATTTCGACGGGTGTCGGTTCAGCAAGCTCGCCTGCAGGTCTGGCCTATGCGTCTGCCTATGTGGCCGACTACACCGACAACACTGCGGACTCGATCTATGCAGGCGATCTGCTGGGCAACGTCTGGCGTTTTGATCTCACGGCGGCAAGCGGCGCCTATCCGGCACCGACCCAGATTGCGCAGTTGACCGACCCGAGCGGCAACACACAGCCTGTCACCACGCCGCCGCTGATCGAGATCCAGCCGAATTCGCTCAAGCGCTATGTCATGGTGGGGACGGGTCAGCTCCTTGGCAGTACCGATATCGCAACCAGCCAGACGCAGACTTTCTACGTCATCTATGACGGCGTTGTGCAGCGCTTCAACAGCAGCACGGATCTCCCGACTGGGGTCACGTTCCCAATCAAACGCAAAGATCTGAATGCGAACACCAATCTGCTGAACGGCATTGGCAGCGCGCCGCCATCGGTCATGGGCTATTACATTGACCTCGGCCAATCGTCCAACAATGTGGCGGAGCGCGTGAACGTGGCGCCGGTCTCGAACTTCGGCACGGTGTCGTTTGCTGCCAATCTGCCGAACGGTGATGCCTGCAATCCTTCCGGCATGAATCGGGTGTTCTCGCTGGATATCGGTACTGGCACGAGCCGCGTGGTAAACAATGCTGGCCTACTCCAACCGTATTACACCGGTGGCGGGCTGGTTGTGGATCTGTCCTACCTTAATGTCAATGGTTCCGTTCGGCTGGAGGCTGGTACAGACAATAGCGCGATCAATTCAGTGCCATTGGTTCCTACGGTGGTGCAAGCAATCCGTCAGATCAACTGGCGTGAAGTGCCTACTGCCGACTAG
- the nrdR gene encoding transcriptional regulator NrdR — MKCPFCGHAATQVIDTRMSEEGDTVRRRRRCESCDRRFTTYERIELFFPAVVKKNGSRVDYDRNKVKDSMRLALRKRPVSAEAIDEAIARIEEKLLSHGEKEIGSDRVGELVMRELKRLDKIGYIRFASVYRSFEDLAEFRDVLDEVAATNVRK, encoded by the coding sequence ATGAAATGCCCCTTTTGCGGCCACGCGGCCACCCAGGTCATTGATACCCGCATGTCGGAAGAAGGCGACACCGTGCGCCGCCGCCGTCGTTGCGAATCCTGCGACCGCCGCTTTACCACCTACGAACGCATCGAGCTGTTCTTCCCTGCCGTCGTTAAAAAGAACGGCAGCCGTGTCGACTACGACCGCAACAAGGTCAAGGATTCCATGCGCCTGGCGCTGCGCAAGCGCCCCGTTTCCGCCGAGGCCATCGACGAGGCTATCGCCCGCATCGAAGAAAAACTCCTCAGCCACGGCGAGAAAGAAATCGGCAGCGACCGCGTGGGCGAACTGGTGATGCGCGAACTCAAGCGGCTGGACAAGATCGGGTACATCCGCTTTGCTTCGGTGTACCGGAGTTTTGAGGATCTGGCAGAGTTTCGGGACGTGCTGGATGAGGTTGCGGCGACGAATGTGCGGAAGTGA
- the glyA gene encoding serine hydroxymethyltransferase, which translates to MFERSRYTIDQIDPEIFAAIQQENQRQEDHIELIASENYTSPAVMAAQGSQLTNKYAEGYPGKRYYGGCEYVDVVEQLAIDRVKQLFGAEAANVQPNSGSQANQGVFFAVLKPGDTIMGMSLAEGGHLTHGMALNMSGKWFNVVSYGLNAQEDIDYDALEALAQEKKPKLIIAGASAFALRIDFERIGKIAKSIGAYFMVDMAHYAGLIAAGVYPNPVPHADFVTTTTHKSLRGPRGGVILMKAEHEKAINSAIFPGIQGGPLMHVIAGKAVAFKEALSPEFKAYQQQVVKNAAVMAETLMARGLRIVSGRTESHVMLVDLRAKKITGKEAEKVLGDAHITVNKNAIPNDPEKPFVTSGVRLGSPAMTTRGFKEAEAVKVAHLIADVLDNPHDEANIAAVRAKVAALTKQFPVYG; encoded by the coding sequence ATGTTCGAACGCAGCCGCTATACGATCGACCAGATCGATCCCGAAATCTTCGCCGCCATCCAGCAGGAAAATCAGCGTCAGGAAGACCACATTGAGCTGATCGCCTCCGAGAACTACACCTCCCCGGCCGTGATGGCCGCGCAGGGTTCGCAACTGACCAACAAGTACGCCGAAGGCTACCCCGGCAAGCGCTACTACGGCGGTTGCGAATACGTGGACGTGGTCGAACAGCTCGCCATCGACCGCGTGAAGCAGCTCTTTGGCGCCGAAGCCGCCAACGTGCAGCCGAACTCGGGCTCGCAGGCCAACCAGGGCGTGTTCTTCGCCGTGCTCAAGCCGGGTGACACGATCATGGGCATGAGCCTGGCCGAAGGCGGCCACCTGACGCATGGCATGGCGCTCAACATGAGCGGCAAGTGGTTCAACGTGGTCAGCTACGGCCTGAACGCGCAGGAAGACATCGATTACGACGCGCTCGAAGCCCTGGCGCAAGAAAAGAAGCCGAAGCTGATCATCGCAGGCGCATCCGCCTTTGCGCTGCGCATCGATTTCGAGCGCATCGGCAAGATCGCCAAATCGATCGGCGCGTACTTCATGGTGGACATGGCGCACTACGCCGGCCTGATCGCTGCAGGTGTGTACCCGAATCCCGTGCCGCACGCTGATTTCGTCACGACGACCACCCACAAGAGCCTACGCGGCCCGCGCGGCGGCGTGATCCTGATGAAGGCCGAGCACGAGAAGGCCATCAACTCGGCGATCTTCCCGGGTATCCAGGGCGGCCCGCTGATGCACGTGATCGCCGGCAAGGCGGTGGCGTTCAAGGAAGCGCTGTCGCCCGAGTTCAAGGCTTACCAGCAACAGGTCGTGAAGAACGCGGCCGTCATGGCTGAAACGCTCATGGCCCGAGGCCTGCGGATCGTGTCCGGCCGCACGGAGAGCCACGTGATGCTGGTTGATCTGCGCGCCAAGAAGATCACTGGCAAGGAAGCCGAAAAGGTGCTGGGCGACGCACACATCACCGTCAACAAGAACGCGATTCCGAATGACCCGGAAAAGCCGTTCGTGACGTCGGGCGTGCGCCTGGGTTCGCCGGCCATGACCACGCGTGGCTTCAAGGAAGCCGAGGCCGTGAAGGTCGCCCACCTGATCGCCGATGTGCTGGACAATCCGCACGACGAAGCCAACATCGCCGCCGTGCGCGCCAAGGTGGCTGCGCTGACCAAGCAGTTCCCGGTCTACGGCTGA